A DNA window from Parus major isolate Abel chromosome 9, Parus_major1.1, whole genome shotgun sequence contains the following coding sequences:
- the PFN2 gene encoding profilin-2, with amino-acid sequence MAGWQSYVDNLMCDGCCQEAAIVGYCDAKYVWAATAGGIFQSITPGEIDMIVGKDREGFFTNGLTLGAKKCSVIRDSLYVDGDCTMDIRTKSQGGEPTYNVAVGRAGRVLVFVMGKEGVHGGGLNKKAYSMAKYLRDSGF; translated from the exons ATGGCCGGCTGGCAGAGCTACGTGGACAACCTGATGTGCgatggctgctgccaggaggcCGCCATTGTGGGCTACTGCGACGCCAAGTACGTCTGGGCAGCCACGGCCGGCGGCATCTTCCAGAGCATCACG CCAGGAGAAATAGATATGATTGTAGGAAAAGACCGAGAGGGTTTCTTCACCAATGGTCTGACCCTTGGTGCAAAGAAGTGCTCTGTGATCAGAGATAGCCTGTATGTCGATGGTGACTGCACAATGGACATCAGGACAAAGAGTCAAGGTGGTGAGCCGACATATAATGTTGCTGTAGGCAGAGCTGGACGAG tcttGGTCTTTGTAATGGGCAAAGAAGGGGTCCATGGAGGCGGATTGAATAAGAAGGCATACTCAATGGCAAAATACTTGAGAGACTCTGGGTTCTAG